The following proteins are co-located in the Argopecten irradians isolate NY chromosome 9, Ai_NY, whole genome shotgun sequence genome:
- the LOC138330703 gene encoding uncharacterized protein, translating to MARRISKKCMHKCSHRTKANTLLTQNLQTSPTQDRKYKPRSNAVRLLDFNSPNNVRLVDVYGAAICGECWTQANADVTCRGLGYIGGKGYLIQRSSVPHIIYFWTGRHQCDGTESGLLNCRWIYTQCPQCGHVAAVKCVQISLVNGGWSRWSNFGSCSLTCGQGYRIRTRTCDNPTPQHGGRDCDGDEENVTTCSNTWCTGIMIAVVAVFVALLLAVAVIFLIKRKRLTKAKSEDDPQHHPVPVNYSNDAVQVVAGKSTDNYQYLECVAGPSEDTNHYSEGTAGPSTDTDDFGYGLLSKTGTRSVRMGEEDMYSHTKPGQLNDDGYDVFVKRKKTVDESDIYDHGGKYDIFQRQKVSFVENDYSQIA from the exons ATGGCACGTCGCATCAGTAAGAAATGTATGCATAAGTGTTCCCATAGAACAAAGGCTAACACTCTGCTCACACAGAACCTACAGACGTCGCCCACACAGGACCGCAAATACAAGCCTCGAT CAAATGCAGTGAGACTGTTAGACTTCAATTCACCGAACAACGTCAGACTTGTTGATGTATATGGTGCAGCTATATGTGGAGAGTGCTGGACACAAGCTAACGCTGATGTTACATGTAGAGGATTAGGATATAT TGGAGGCAAAGGTTACTTGATACAACGATCTAGTGTTCCACACATCATCTATTTTTGGACCGGACGACATCAGTGCGATGGAACAGAGTCAGGCCTTCTCAATTGCCGTTGGATTTATACCCAATGTCCACAGTGTGGTCATGTCGCAGCTGTTAAATGTGTCCAAATCTCATTAG TTAACGGGGGATGGAGTAGATGGAGTAATTTCGGGTCTTGTTCTTTGACGTGTGGACAAGGATACCGGATCAGAACACGGACGTGTGACAACCCAACACCTCAGCATGGGGGTCGGGACTGTGATGGTGATGAGGAAAATGTTACAACTTGTAGTAATACGTGGTGTACGG GTATAATGATTGCCGTTGTAGCTGTTTTTGTCGCCCTGTTATTGGCAGTGGCTGTCATCTTCCTAATCAAAag GAAACGACTTACCAAGGCGAAATCGGAAGATGATCCCCAACATCATCCTGTACCAGTAAATTACAGTAACGATGCTGTCCAAGTTGTTGCCGGGAAGTCAACAGacaattatcaatatttggaaTGCGTCGCCGGTCCATCTGAGGATACTAACCATTACTCTGAAGGCACCGCCGGTCCCTCTACAGACACAGATGACTTTGGTTACGGACTACTTAGTAAGACAGGTACAAGGTCCGTAAGGATGGGTGAAGAGGACATGTATTCGCACACAAAACCAGGCCAACTTAACGACGATGGGTACGACGTGTTTGTAAAGAGGAAAAAAACCGTTGATGAGTCGGATATCTATGATCACGGTggtaaatatgatattttccagCGCCAGAAAGTTTCGTTTGTGGAAAACGACTATTCACAAATTGCTTAA